One window of Sinorhizobium numidicum genomic DNA carries:
- a CDS encoding dihydrodipicolinate synthase family protein gives MKLFAGLSAFSITPADASGHVDTGALARLLERISAAGADSIGLLGSTGGYAFLSRHERQRAVEAAMECVGGKIPVIVGVGALTTDEAQALARDARKAGANGLLLAPMSYTPLTEEEVFQHTSAVAAAGELPLCIYNNPSTTRFTFTDDLIVRLASVPNVAAVKMPLPAEGDFKGELARLRSRTPDGFRIGYSGDWGAADAMLAGCDAWYSVIAGLLPSEAVALTRAAQAGNAPETERLDQAFQPLWSLFKEFGSFRVMYAIADVLGLCGAVPPRPILPLPPADMPRVKDALDRILI, from the coding sequence ATGAAATTGTTCGCTGGCCTTTCGGCTTTTTCCATCACGCCTGCGGATGCGTCGGGGCATGTCGATACGGGAGCGCTCGCGCGGCTCCTCGAGCGGATATCTGCGGCCGGTGCCGACTCGATCGGACTGCTCGGGAGCACAGGCGGTTACGCCTTTCTGTCGAGGCACGAGCGACAGCGCGCCGTCGAGGCGGCCATGGAGTGCGTTGGCGGCAAGATACCGGTCATCGTCGGCGTCGGCGCGCTAACAACCGACGAGGCTCAGGCGCTTGCCCGCGACGCAAGGAAGGCGGGGGCGAATGGTCTCCTGTTGGCCCCGATGTCCTATACGCCCCTGACGGAAGAGGAAGTTTTTCAGCATACTTCCGCCGTCGCGGCAGCGGGTGAACTGCCCCTATGCATCTACAACAACCCGAGCACCACCCGCTTCACCTTCACCGACGATCTGATCGTCCGTCTGGCGAGCGTGCCGAACGTTGCCGCCGTGAAAATGCCGCTCCCCGCTGAAGGCGATTTCAAGGGTGAACTTGCGCGTCTGCGCTCGCGCACACCAGACGGTTTTCGCATCGGTTACAGCGGCGATTGGGGGGCTGCAGACGCCATGCTGGCGGGCTGCGATGCTTGGTACAGCGTTATCGCTGGTCTTTTGCCTTCTGAAGCCGTTGCCCTCACGCGAGCAGCCCAAGCCGGCAACGCACCCGAAACCGAACGCCTCGATCAGGCCTTCCAGCCCTTGTGGAGCCTGTTCAAGGAGTTTGGCAGCTTCCGCGTAATGTATGCGATAGCCGACGTGCTTGGCCTTTGCGGGGCCGTGCCACCACGGCCAATTCTGCCCTTGCCGCCAGCCGACATGCCAAGAGTGAAAGACGCTCTCGATCGCATCCTGATCTGA
- a CDS encoding DNA-3-methyladenine glycosylase I, with amino-acid sequence MSATVPGPDGRPRCRWCAAAPEFFDYHDREWGFPVVDDIRLFEKLCLESFQSGLSWRTILAKRENFRAAFAGFDFCKVARFDERDVTRLLADAGIVRHRGKIEAVINNARRGCELADAEGSLAAFLWRFEPTDDGARPQSRSTSPASEALSKELRKRGWKFVGPTTVYAFMQAMGLINDHAEECVMRSEVERARAALSLPT; translated from the coding sequence ATGAGCGCGACCGTTCCCGGTCCAGACGGCCGGCCACGCTGCCGCTGGTGCGCTGCAGCGCCCGAGTTCTTCGACTATCACGACCGCGAATGGGGCTTCCCGGTCGTGGACGACATCAGGCTTTTCGAGAAGCTCTGCCTCGAGAGCTTTCAGTCTGGCCTGAGCTGGCGCACCATTCTTGCCAAGCGCGAGAATTTCCGCGCCGCGTTCGCCGGGTTCGATTTTTGCAAGGTGGCGCGGTTTGACGAGAGAGACGTGACGCGACTGTTGGCGGATGCCGGGATCGTGCGCCATCGCGGCAAGATCGAGGCGGTCATCAATAATGCCCGCCGCGGCTGCGAACTGGCCGATGCCGAAGGCTCGCTTGCGGCATTCCTCTGGCGCTTCGAGCCGACCGACGATGGCGCCCGGCCGCAAAGCCGCTCGACGTCCCCCGCTTCCGAGGCCCTGTCGAAGGAACTGCGCAAGCGCGGCTGGAAATTCGTCGGGCCGACCACCGTCTATGCCTTCATGCAGGCGATGGGCCTGATCAACGACCACGCGGAGGAATGTGTCATGCGGAGTGAAGTCGAGAGAGCCCGCGCGGCGTTGTCCCTCCCTACGTGA
- a CDS encoding SRPBCC family protein, protein MTEVATLDAYGVLTEPATLKIQRLLPGPIERVWAYLTESDLRRQWLAAGQMEMRVGAAFELVWRNDALTSPPGERPTGFPDEHRMQSRITELDPPRRLAIAWQGSGDVSFELEPQGSEVLLTVIHRRLPDRATMLMIGAGWHMHLDILVARATGKEPEPFWDGWRRLKREYDRRLPA, encoded by the coding sequence ATGACCGAAGTCGCGACCCTCGACGCCTATGGCGTGCTGACCGAACCTGCCACGCTGAAGATCCAGCGCCTTCTGCCCGGCCCGATCGAGCGCGTCTGGGCGTATCTGACCGAGAGCGATCTGCGTCGCCAGTGGTTGGCGGCGGGTCAGATGGAGATGAGGGTCGGCGCGGCCTTCGAGCTCGTCTGGCGAAACGACGCGTTGACCAGCCCGCCCGGCGAGCGGCCGACCGGCTTCCCCGACGAGCACCGGATGCAGAGTCGGATCACCGAACTCGATCCGCCGCGCAGGCTCGCCATCGCCTGGCAAGGCAGCGGCGACGTTTCCTTCGAGCTGGAGCCGCAGGGCAGCGAAGTGTTGCTCACCGTCATCCATCGCCGCCTGCCCGACCGTGCAACCATGCTGATGATCGGAGCCGGCTGGCACATGCATCTCGACATTCTAGTCGCCCGTGCGACCGGCAAGGAGCCGGAGCCCTTCTGGGACGGCTGGCGCCGCCTCAAGCGGGAATACGACCGGCGGCTGCCGGCCTGA
- a CDS encoding YciI family protein, whose amino-acid sequence MFVTFLRFAENRAAAPEFMAAHNDWIAEGFADRAFLCVGSLQPAAGGAILADGESRAEHDARIAADPFVVQGIVTAETYEIDPKRTVPALDFVKAPA is encoded by the coding sequence ATGTTCGTCACCTTCCTGAGATTCGCGGAGAACCGGGCCGCTGCGCCGGAGTTCATGGCCGCGCATAATGACTGGATCGCGGAGGGGTTCGCGGACCGCGCATTCCTCTGCGTCGGCTCACTCCAGCCTGCCGCCGGGGGCGCGATCCTCGCCGATGGCGAAAGCCGGGCGGAGCATGATGCACGCATCGCTGCCGATCCCTTCGTCGTGCAGGGTATTGTGACCGCCGAGACCTACGAGATCGACCCCAAGCGCACCGTCCCTGCGCTCGACTTCGTGAAGGCACCGGCATGA
- a CDS encoding TetR/AcrR family transcriptional regulator produces MSKPRPEMIAETRAKLIAAARHAFGTVGYAQSSMDDFTAGAGLTRGALYHHFGDKKGLLQAVIQEIDAEMTARLNRVSSSAPTRWQGFVDECVAYIQMALEPEIQRIMFRDGPAVLGDISQWPSTNGCIAALSRSLSQLKADGVIVDVDEEATARLINGASSHAALWIANSDDPQETSKRAVQGFRTLLERLRVKGP; encoded by the coding sequence ATGAGTAAACCACGCCCGGAAATGATCGCCGAAACACGCGCGAAGTTGATTGCCGCGGCTCGGCACGCCTTCGGGACCGTTGGCTACGCGCAATCCTCAATGGATGATTTCACCGCAGGGGCGGGATTGACGCGCGGTGCGCTCTATCACCACTTCGGAGACAAGAAGGGTTTGCTGCAGGCGGTGATTCAAGAGATCGATGCCGAGATGACGGCACGGTTGAATCGGGTTTCGTCAAGTGCGCCGACACGCTGGCAAGGTTTCGTAGATGAGTGCGTGGCCTATATTCAGATGGCGCTCGAGCCGGAAATTCAACGGATCATGTTTCGCGATGGTCCTGCCGTCTTGGGCGACATATCTCAATGGCCGAGCACCAACGGCTGCATAGCGGCCCTCAGCCGAAGTCTGAGCCAACTCAAGGCAGACGGCGTGATTGTCGATGTCGACGAGGAAGCGACGGCGCGCCTGATCAATGGTGCCAGCAGCCATGCCGCTTTGTGGATCGCCAATTCCGATGACCCGCAGGAAACATCCAAAAGGGCGGTGCAGGGCTTCCGGACATTGCTTGAACGACTGAGAGTGAAGGGGCCTTGA
- a CDS encoding ArsR/SmtB family transcription factor: MVELETPQMNSVFHALGDATRRRMLRDLAKGERTVSQLAEPFAISLAAASKHIKVLENAGLLRREVRGRTHLCRLDPGPLAGAHEWLSFYERFWTDRLDALERLLREEDQRQSPSPKTTRKKGDDQ; encoded by the coding sequence ATGGTTGAATTAGAAACACCCCAGATGAATTCCGTCTTTCATGCCCTCGGCGATGCCACGCGCCGGCGGATGCTTCGCGACCTCGCCAAAGGCGAGCGAACGGTGAGCCAGCTTGCGGAGCCATTCGCCATCTCGCTCGCCGCCGCCTCGAAGCACATCAAGGTGCTGGAGAATGCCGGGCTGCTCCGTCGCGAGGTGCGCGGCCGCACGCATCTCTGCCGCCTCGACCCTGGACCGCTCGCCGGCGCCCATGAGTGGCTGAGCTTCTACGAGCGCTTCTGGACCGATCGTCTGGATGCACTCGAGCGGCTTCTCCGCGAGGAGGATCAACGTCAATCCCCCAGCCCCAAAACCACCCGCAAAAAAGGAGACGACCAATGA
- a CDS encoding NAD-dependent epimerase/dehydratase family protein, which yields MASAFIIGGTGQIGIGVAKRLAREGWTVRLASRTPPPLEGLWRHVPFDHREPGALATAIGHGADLLMDCIAFDEPDADKLLSVEASVGHIIAVSSASVYRDEHGRTLDEASQCGFPCFPVPIGENQPTVEPGPKTYSTRKVAMEKRLLDHAQGRATILRPAAIHGPYSKHAREWWFVRRLLDGRQRIPLAYGGRSRFQTTSVAAIAEAVVWAVEEGEPSILNVADADAPTAAEIGKAIMATMDRYADIVGLSDEPYPPSAGMSPWSVECPVVCSSLAPNAGTYKETVPDAVLWLIEATRNRDWRSVLPQLAAYPWEQFDYEREDNLLSALSRSA from the coding sequence ATGGCTTCTGCATTCATCATCGGCGGCACCGGTCAGATCGGAATCGGGGTTGCCAAGCGATTGGCGCGGGAGGGTTGGACCGTCCGGCTTGCTTCGCGAACGCCGCCGCCCCTCGAAGGCCTGTGGCGGCACGTCCCCTTTGACCACCGTGAACCGGGGGCGTTAGCGACCGCGATCGGCCACGGTGCAGATTTACTGATGGACTGCATAGCGTTTGACGAACCAGACGCGGACAAGCTCCTCTCGGTGGAAGCTTCCGTTGGCCACATCATTGCGGTGTCCAGTGCCAGCGTCTATCGCGACGAGCATGGCCGTACCCTGGATGAAGCCAGTCAATGCGGTTTCCCGTGCTTTCCCGTACCCATCGGTGAGAATCAGCCGACCGTCGAACCGGGCCCAAAGACATACTCCACCAGGAAAGTAGCAATGGAGAAGCGGCTCCTTGATCACGCTCAGGGCCGCGCCACCATTCTCCGTCCTGCAGCGATCCACGGACCCTATAGCAAGCACGCGCGGGAGTGGTGGTTCGTGCGTCGGCTCCTGGATGGCCGCCAGCGCATTCCGCTGGCATACGGGGGGCGAAGCCGGTTTCAAACCACCTCCGTTGCTGCGATCGCCGAGGCGGTGGTGTGGGCGGTTGAGGAAGGCGAACCGTCGATCCTGAACGTCGCCGACGCCGATGCGCCGACCGCAGCTGAGATTGGCAAAGCCATCATGGCGACGATGGACCGATATGCCGATATCGTCGGGCTCAGCGATGAGCCGTATCCGCCGTCCGCTGGAATGAGCCCGTGGTCAGTCGAATGTCCCGTCGTCTGCTCGAGTTTGGCACCCAACGCCGGCACCTATAAAGAGACGGTGCCGGATGCGGTGCTTTGGCTTATCGAGGCGACGCGCAACCGGGATTGGCGAAGCGTCTTGCCGCAACTCGCTGCCTATCCTTGGGAACAGTTCGACTACGAACGCGAAGATAATCTTCTTAGTGCTCTGTCGCGCTCGGCCTGA
- a CDS encoding MFS transporter, translated as MSNPYKEIFRVPGAKGFSAAGFFARLPIAMAPIGIVAMLSQTRGEYWIAGAVSATFALTNALASPQISRLVDRFGQAAVITPTTIISIMAFIALIVGANQDWPAWALFASAFLAAAMPSIPAMLRARWTEIFRDRPELNTAFAFESAADELVYIAGASLSVGLAVALFPEAGMLVSTIFLALGTAAFALQRSTEPKVRPVESGVSQRSAIRSRPVQIITLALVFVGSTFATAEVSTVAITKELGQSNAASLVIGVYAIGSFVVGLILGALNPRMQLHRQLLIAVSVLAVTSLPLLIADTVPLLALAVFVSGVAISPTFITAFGLIERRVPESMLTEGITWVMTGIGIGMALGAFLAGWVVDNFGAQNGFFVSVAAGIATVVTIALGQRILAGGKVEAAMGPLPQPAE; from the coding sequence ATGTCTAACCCTTACAAGGAAATATTCAGGGTGCCGGGTGCGAAGGGCTTCTCTGCCGCAGGTTTTTTTGCCCGCCTGCCCATTGCGATGGCACCAATCGGCATTGTTGCCATGCTGTCGCAGACACGCGGCGAGTATTGGATCGCGGGTGCGGTTTCAGCGACGTTCGCGTTGACGAACGCGCTGGCCTCCCCTCAAATCTCACGACTGGTCGATCGGTTCGGCCAGGCGGCGGTTATAACGCCGACTACAATCATCTCGATCATGGCCTTCATCGCGCTCATTGTGGGAGCCAACCAGGACTGGCCCGCATGGGCGCTATTCGCCTCGGCCTTTCTTGCGGCGGCAATGCCCAGTATTCCCGCGATGCTGCGGGCGCGCTGGACAGAAATCTTCCGAGACCGCCCCGAGTTGAACACCGCCTTCGCATTTGAATCGGCAGCGGATGAACTGGTTTACATCGCCGGAGCGTCGCTCTCGGTCGGGTTGGCGGTCGCACTGTTTCCGGAAGCCGGGATGCTGGTCAGCACGATTTTCCTCGCGCTCGGAACCGCTGCTTTCGCCCTGCAACGGTCGACCGAACCGAAAGTGCGTCCTGTGGAGAGCGGCGTTTCCCAAAGATCGGCGATTCGCTCGCGCCCGGTGCAGATCATAACGCTCGCTCTCGTATTTGTCGGCTCGACGTTCGCTACAGCGGAAGTCAGTACCGTTGCGATAACGAAGGAGCTCGGACAGTCCAATGCCGCAAGCCTTGTCATCGGCGTCTACGCGATCGGGTCGTTCGTCGTTGGGCTGATCCTCGGTGCCTTGAACCCCAGAATGCAGTTGCACAGGCAATTGCTGATCGCCGTCAGCGTCCTTGCGGTAACGTCCCTGCCGCTCCTCATTGCCGATACGGTACCGCTTCTGGCACTCGCCGTCTTCGTGAGCGGCGTCGCCATTTCGCCGACCTTCATCACTGCCTTCGGCTTGATAGAGCGTCGGGTTCCGGAATCAATGCTGACCGAGGGCATTACCTGGGTGATGACCGGCATCGGGATTGGCATGGCCCTCGGAGCCTTCCTTGCGGGCTGGGTCGTCGATAATTTCGGCGCGCAGAATGGCTTCTTCGTATCCGTAGCTGCTGGCATCGCGACCGTGGTGACGATCGCTCTGGGTCAGCGGATCCTGGCCGGAGGCAAAGTAGAAGCCGCTATGGGTCCGCTGCCTCAGCCGGCAGAGTAG
- a CDS encoding TetR/AcrR family transcriptional regulator, with protein sequence MPASSTRDLIIEKADALFYEGGFEATSFADIAAAVGISRGNFYHHFKTKDDILDAIISLRIERTRAMLDGWQATGDGPRTRILSFIHMLIANRTKIMAFGCPVGTLCSELAKLDHAAQDHATAIFSLFRDWLAGQFRALGAGDRAEGLALHLLAWSQGAAVMATAFRDEAFIHSEVAGIEHWLATLPELSQPN encoded by the coding sequence ATGCCCGCATCATCAACCCGTGACCTCATAATCGAAAAGGCGGATGCCCTCTTCTACGAGGGCGGGTTCGAGGCCACTTCCTTTGCTGACATCGCCGCAGCCGTGGGCATCTCGCGCGGGAATTTCTATCACCACTTCAAAACCAAGGACGACATACTGGATGCCATTATCTCGCTCCGAATCGAGCGAACACGCGCGATGCTCGATGGCTGGCAGGCCACAGGCGACGGCCCGCGCACGCGCATCCTGTCCTTCATCCATATGCTGATCGCAAACCGGACCAAGATCATGGCCTTCGGCTGTCCGGTAGGGACGCTCTGCTCGGAACTCGCCAAACTCGATCACGCAGCGCAGGACCACGCGACCGCAATTTTCAGCCTGTTCCGCGACTGGCTCGCCGGACAATTTCGGGCACTGGGCGCCGGCGACCGGGCTGAGGGGCTGGCGCTGCATCTTCTCGCCTGGTCCCAGGGAGCGGCGGTCATGGCCACTGCTTTCCGGGACGAGGCATTCATTCACAGCGAGGTGGCCGGGATTGAACACTGGCTGGCCACCCTGCCGGAGCTTTCCCAACCCAACTAA
- a CDS encoding GGDEF domain-containing protein: protein MFATALKSGLELMHGINVTHCASLEAAKAEFAVAAEAFSLAVVDLNLPDAPNCEALEFVLAGGVPVIVFTATFNDRTRDQILERGVIDCVIKNEPESIGRLIAAVDRALTNGRTTVMLVDSNKASRLDLAGILRRQRLSVIEVTEAGEALQMFDAGETIDVIVTDTELADMAGADLLDEVRKRQGEYAVPVIGLSEHGDARLAARFIEAGGADFLRKPFLEAEFSGRVRHAATLQKRIQALRRAAASDYLTDIFNRRHFFLTGPRLVEQYLRRGEGTSIAVLDIDHFKRLNDTYGHEIGDLVLKHVARRLKALVGEEHLLARLGGEEFGILFDGLDVRQAFAFCERLRAELAKAKIVADDEELTITVSIGLATIEAPESFENYLHAADQFLYMAKHAGRNRVMSELALLDALAS from the coding sequence ATGTTCGCGACGGCTCTAAAATCCGGCCTCGAGCTGATGCACGGCATAAATGTCACCCATTGCGCTTCGCTTGAAGCGGCGAAAGCGGAATTCGCCGTAGCCGCGGAGGCGTTTTCGCTTGCCGTCGTCGATCTTAACCTGCCCGATGCGCCGAACTGCGAGGCGCTGGAGTTTGTGCTTGCGGGTGGAGTGCCTGTCATCGTCTTCACCGCGACTTTCAATGACCGCACGCGCGATCAGATCCTGGAGAGGGGCGTTATCGACTGCGTCATCAAGAACGAACCGGAATCGATCGGCCGGCTGATCGCAGCGGTCGATCGGGCGCTTACCAATGGTCGGACCACGGTGATGCTCGTCGATTCGAACAAAGCCTCGCGACTAGACCTCGCTGGCATTCTGCGGCGGCAGCGGCTTTCCGTCATCGAAGTGACCGAGGCCGGCGAAGCATTGCAGATGTTTGACGCGGGCGAGACGATCGACGTCATCGTGACCGACACGGAGCTTGCCGATATGGCGGGTGCAGACCTGCTTGACGAGGTCCGCAAACGTCAGGGCGAGTATGCCGTGCCGGTTATCGGGCTCTCGGAGCATGGCGATGCGCGGCTCGCGGCGCGCTTCATCGAGGCGGGTGGCGCGGATTTCCTCCGAAAGCCTTTCCTGGAAGCCGAGTTCAGCGGCCGCGTGCGCCATGCCGCCACGCTCCAGAAACGCATCCAGGCGCTCCGGCGCGCGGCGGCAAGCGACTATCTGACGGATATCTTCAACCGCCGCCATTTCTTCCTCACCGGGCCGCGGCTCGTCGAGCAATACCTAAGACGCGGCGAGGGCACGTCGATCGCCGTTCTCGACATCGACCATTTCAAGCGGCTCAACGATACCTATGGGCACGAAATCGGCGACCTTGTGCTGAAGCATGTCGCGCGGCGATTGAAAGCTCTAGTGGGTGAGGAGCATCTGCTGGCGCGTCTCGGCGGCGAGGAATTCGGTATTCTCTTCGACGGGCTCGATGTCCGCCAGGCCTTCGCCTTCTGCGAACGGCTGCGGGCCGAGTTGGCGAAGGCAAAGATCGTCGCCGATGACGAAGAACTGACGATCACGGTCTCGATCGGCCTTGCGACGATCGAAGCGCCCGAATCCTTTGAAAACTACCTGCACGCCGCCGACCAGTTCCTCTACATGGCGAAGCATGCCGGCCGGAACCGGGTGATGTCGGAACTGGCGCTGCTCGATGCGCTGGCGTCCTGA
- a CDS encoding LysE family translocator, translating into MSSELHHLLIVYTAYVIAAGSPGPSNMRIMGVAMHNGRRAALMLAAGVVSGSIFWGAMAATGVSAVLTRYAEALIVLKIFGGLYLLYLAFKAGKAALASDAQAAAHTGPNGAALSGADLYRRGLLMHLSNPKSILAWIALVTLGLGPDSSWHTLAAILGGCAVLSVTIFCGYAIIFSTAPMVRLYRRVRRWIEGLLAVCFGFAGLRLLLSRA; encoded by the coding sequence TTGTCCTCCGAACTCCACCATCTCCTCATCGTCTATACCGCCTATGTGATCGCAGCCGGGAGCCCCGGCCCCAGCAATATGCGGATCATGGGGGTGGCGATGCATAACGGAAGACGTGCGGCCCTCATGCTCGCTGCCGGCGTCGTCAGCGGTTCGATTTTCTGGGGTGCGATGGCTGCAACAGGTGTCTCCGCGGTTCTGACCCGTTATGCGGAGGCGCTGATCGTTCTCAAAATCTTCGGCGGTCTTTATCTCCTCTATCTCGCCTTCAAGGCTGGCAAAGCCGCGCTTGCTTCCGACGCCCAGGCTGCTGCGCATACGGGGCCGAACGGTGCCGCATTGTCGGGAGCAGATCTCTATCGGCGCGGATTGCTCATGCATCTTAGCAATCCAAAATCGATCCTTGCTTGGATCGCCCTTGTAACGCTTGGACTTGGGCCGGACTCGTCATGGCATACGCTTGCTGCGATCCTCGGCGGTTGCGCGGTGCTGAGCGTCACCATCTTTTGCGGTTATGCGATCATCTTCTCGACCGCACCCATGGTGCGCCTGTACCGTCGCGTGAGGCGTTGGATCGAGGGGCTTCTGGCCGTGTGTTTTGGCTTTGCCGGTCTCCGGCTGCTGTTATCGCGCGCATAA
- a CDS encoding response regulator: MSFFGISGMYYSGESLGEHRIVLAEDSNLFASMVSKRLKELFDIDVVVCRDYEDLQFAVENASFPAALAISNINLPGAENGEALNYLIDMSVPTIVFTGSFQESTREAILAKDIVDYVIKDSVFAVDMLAESVCRFLTNNKHHVLIVDDSPTARAVLTTQLKRYNFRTSSAESGAAALEILKSDPDIALVITDYNMPDIDGFELTRRIRAAYGPHQLRIIGVSSSTNRLLSARFLKAGGNDFVVRPFVNEEFYCRVNQNLDTLTKIRTLARDEERTERPRFPRLSS, encoded by the coding sequence ATGTCATTCTTCGGCATTTCTGGAATGTATTATTCCGGCGAATCCCTTGGCGAGCACCGCATCGTGCTTGCCGAGGACTCCAATCTCTTCGCGTCCATGGTCTCGAAGCGACTGAAGGAGCTGTTCGATATCGACGTGGTCGTCTGCCGCGATTACGAGGATCTGCAGTTCGCCGTCGAGAATGCCTCCTTTCCGGCTGCGCTCGCCATCTCCAACATAAATCTGCCGGGTGCCGAAAACGGCGAAGCATTGAACTATCTGATCGATATGAGCGTGCCGACGATCGTCTTTACCGGTTCGTTCCAGGAGTCGACACGCGAGGCGATCCTTGCCAAGGACATCGTCGACTATGTCATCAAGGACAGCGTCTTTGCCGTCGACATGCTGGCGGAATCGGTCTGCCGGTTCCTGACCAACAACAAGCACCACGTGCTGATCGTCGACGACAGCCCGACGGCGCGTGCCGTTCTGACGACGCAGCTGAAGCGCTACAATTTCCGCACGAGCTCCGCCGAGAGCGGCGCAGCGGCGCTCGAAATCCTGAAGAGCGATCCCGATATCGCGCTCGTCATCACAGATTACAACATGCCCGACATCGACGGCTTCGAACTGACGCGTCGCATCCGGGCCGCGTACGGCCCGCATCAGCTGCGCATCATCGGCGTTTCGTCCTCCACGAATCGGCTGCTTTCGGCGCGCTTCCTCAAGGCCGGCGGCAATGATTTCGTCGTGCGTCCGTTCGTCAACGAGGAGTTCTATTGCCGCGTCAACCAAAACCTCGACACGCTGACGAAGATCCGGACACTCGCGCGGGACGAGGAAAGGACTGAGCGACCCCGTTTTCCGCGGCTCAGCTCTTAA
- a CDS encoding MFS transporter: MLHAQIQTQSSYRWVIVAAGGLLGCVAIGAMFSLPVFLLPISRDTGWSVTGVSSAMTIGFVALALASMVWGTLSDRWGPRRVVLIGSVVLAAALALASRATSLIEFQLVFGLAVGGATAAIFAPMMACVTGWFDTQRSLAVSLVSAGMGMAPMTMSPLAAWLVSIYDWRTSLLIIAALAAALMIPVAFLVRRPPALEGANAAAFSDGEPQSAMSVGQAMRSPQFIILLLTTFFCCATHSGPIFHTVSYAITCGIPMIAAVSIYSVEGLAGMGGRVAFGLLGDRFGAKSILVTGLLLQAFGVLAYVFVSQLGAFYAVAALVGFIYAGVMPLYAVIARENFPLRMMGTVIGGTAMAGSLGMATGPLAGGLIYDAFDSYRWLYIGAWGIGIGAFLIASTFRPFPKAQPVPARA, encoded by the coding sequence ATGTTGCACGCACAGATTCAGACGCAAAGTTCCTATCGCTGGGTGATCGTTGCTGCCGGTGGCCTGTTGGGCTGCGTCGCAATAGGCGCCATGTTTTCATTGCCTGTTTTCCTTTTGCCCATATCTCGGGATACCGGCTGGTCCGTTACCGGAGTGTCCAGCGCCATGACGATTGGCTTCGTCGCCCTGGCGTTGGCAAGCATGGTCTGGGGCACCCTGTCAGATCGCTGGGGGCCCCGCCGTGTCGTATTGATAGGATCGGTTGTTCTGGCGGCAGCGCTGGCTCTGGCGAGCAGGGCGACATCCCTCATTGAGTTTCAACTCGTTTTCGGGCTGGCTGTCGGTGGGGCGACCGCGGCGATCTTTGCGCCGATGATGGCCTGCGTGACGGGCTGGTTCGACACACAACGCAGTCTTGCCGTGTCTCTGGTCTCTGCTGGCATGGGAATGGCGCCAATGACCATGTCTCCTTTGGCGGCGTGGCTCGTCTCCATCTATGATTGGAGAACGTCCCTGCTGATCATCGCCGCTCTTGCCGCGGCGTTGATGATCCCCGTGGCGTTTCTGGTACGCCGCCCTCCGGCTTTGGAAGGCGCAAATGCCGCCGCTTTCTCCGATGGAGAGCCGCAATCCGCTATGTCCGTGGGGCAGGCGATGAGGTCGCCCCAGTTCATCATCCTGCTGTTGACGACCTTCTTTTGTTGCGCCACGCACTCAGGCCCGATTTTCCATACGGTGAGTTACGCCATAACCTGTGGCATTCCTATGATTGCAGCGGTCTCGATCTACAGCGTGGAAGGGTTGGCAGGCATGGGCGGTCGCGTTGCCTTCGGTCTCCTGGGAGACCGGTTTGGCGCCAAGAGCATTCTGGTCACGGGGTTGCTCCTGCAGGCATTCGGCGTCCTGGCCTACGTTTTTGTAAGCCAACTCGGTGCGTTCTACGCCGTGGCGGCACTGGTCGGCTTCATCTACGCCGGTGTCATGCCGCTTTACGCCGTAATCGCCCGTGAGAATTTTCCGCTGCGCATGATGGGCACCGTCATCGGCGGAACGGCGATGGCTGGGAGCCTGGGCATGGCAACCGGCCCCTTGGCTGGAGGTCTGATCTACGACGCCTTCGACAGTTACCGCTGGCTCTATATCGGCGCCTGGGGCATTGGAATTGGCGCCTTCCTGATCGCATCGACCTTCAGGCCGTTCCCGAAAGCCCAGCCGGTGCCAGCGCGAGCTTGA
- a CDS encoding YybH family protein, producing the protein MTDDERAIRQLVDTWMAASREGDITTVLTLMTDDVIFMVPGQEPFGKEAFADASRDMAGTQMNGTCEIVELQVLGDWAFIRNHIDMIAILPGGDSIRRSGYTLTLLRKEADGHWRLARDANLLTPRS; encoded by the coding sequence GTGACCGACGACGAAAGAGCGATCCGCCAACTGGTCGACACCTGGATGGCCGCAAGCAGGGAAGGCGATATCACAACAGTCCTGACTTTGATGACGGACGACGTGATTTTCATGGTGCCAGGCCAAGAGCCGTTCGGCAAGGAGGCGTTTGCCGATGCATCGAGAGACATGGCCGGCACGCAGATGAATGGCACGTGTGAAATTGTGGAGCTACAGGTGCTGGGCGATTGGGCATTCATCCGCAATCACATCGATATGATCGCCATCTTGCCTGGCGGCGACAGCATTCGCCGATCTGGCTATACGTTGACGTTGCTGCGTAAGGAGGCCGATGGCCACTGGAGGCTTGCGCGCGACGCAAATCTCCTGACCCCGCGAAGCTGA